The Sporomusa termitida genome has a window encoding:
- a CDS encoding PEP-utilizing enzyme, whose amino-acid sequence MDKLVKTYRGLAGFREYPKYFIVAHFNLYKQAIMKEAEKLVCQGVLNQAEDVYYLSLTELEQVIRAAHADQQLIADRKEKYREYEKLTPPRVMTSEGEIINGSYGEQAAPPGALPGIPVSAGIVEGRARVILKPEQAKLDKGDILVAAFTDPGWTPFFVSASGVVTEVGGLMTHGAIVAREYGIPAVVGVQQATSLIREGQRIRVNGTKGYIELLDDLPPASPVH is encoded by the coding sequence ATGGACAAGCTCGTTAAAACCTATCGGGGACTGGCCGGCTTTAGAGAATACCCCAAATATTTCATTGTCGCCCACTTTAACTTATATAAACAAGCCATTATGAAAGAAGCGGAAAAGCTTGTTTGTCAGGGAGTGCTTAACCAGGCCGAAGATGTGTATTATCTGTCCCTTACTGAACTGGAGCAAGTTATCCGGGCAGCTCATGCCGATCAGCAATTGATTGCTGACCGTAAGGAAAAATACCGGGAATATGAAAAACTAACGCCGCCCAGGGTGATGACCAGTGAAGGTGAAATCATCAATGGCAGCTATGGCGAACAGGCTGCACCGCCGGGAGCGCTGCCCGGAATCCCGGTATCGGCCGGAATCGTGGAGGGACGCGCCCGGGTCATTCTAAAACCGGAGCAAGCAAAGCTGGACAAAGGGGATATCCTGGTGGCCGCCTTTACAGATCCTGGCTGGACTCCGTTTTTTGTATCGGCAAGCGGCGTAGTTACCGAAGTGGGCGGACTAATGACCCATGGTGCGATTGTAGCCCGCGAATATGGTATTCCAGCCGTTGTGGGCGTCCAGCAGGCTACCAGTCTCATTCGGGAGGGGCAGCGAATTCGCGTGAACGGGACCAAAGGCTATATTGAACTACTGGATGATTTGCCGCCTGCCAGCCCGGTACATTAA